Part of the Meleagris gallopavo isolate NT-WF06-2002-E0010 breed Aviagen turkey brand Nicholas breeding stock chromosome 28, Turkey_5.1, whole genome shotgun sequence genome, ACCTCAACCATCGGTAGGACCAAAGCCACCCTGAATTTTCTCAGGGAAATCCTTGGCCCACAGAGGGAGGTGGCAATGCTGGATGTGGGTGCGTGCAGAAGTGTGAGCACAGTAATTCAACAGGCGCTGGAGCTCCAGCTGAATTAACAATGCTCAGGCAGAACCCCCAACTCCATCAGCGTGGTGCAGGACCAAACCCcatgctgcagcagtggggctgtcTGTATGGGGTGGGCATGGGAACTGGGGTCTGCTGGGGCTCCTGCTGCTTCAGGGCTGCTGCACAGCAAAGCATCCTGAGAGCTAAAAGCAAAGGGTCGGAGTCCTCACCTCGTGCACACCatagctctgccccacagctttAGGGCACCTGACTAACCTCTGcgcttcttcccttccctcctccccgGCTCAGAAGAGGAAGAATGGCTTGAGGAAGAAGACGGTAGTTACTGCACCTTTCTCTGTTTCATCTCTCCACCTCTGCTGTGAATGTATTGCGGGTCGGTGTGTCCTGTGCCTTTCCCTGGTtgggaaatggttttctttcattctttctcctctgctgctttttgcactCTCCCCATCCTGCTGTGCCGACctgctctcatttctgtgctttctgtctTCCATCTCAACATGGGTTgctgtcttcttttcttcctctcttgctGTGGGACCACACGTCTCCCACAGGACCTGTGGGCTCTGACAGAACTCTCGTGGGGGTACTGCTCCCTCCAGTGGAAAAATGCTCCAACAGTGCCATGCATGAGATTTATGCCGTACAGTTTCATTCTTTGCTGCATGGAGAAGAGCAACAGTCAGTTTCCTCCGCTATGGGGTCCCAGGGCACAGCTGGGGAGGGAACGAGGGACAAAACCAGGAGGGGGCTCTGAGTCCTTGGATTTTATTCCCCCTCATCCACGCCTTACCTTTGGGTAAGGGCCTGAGCAAAGCCCTTTactttctgcttccttctcctctAGCTCCCTCTCCTTCAGGTCTCCTGGACCCAGTGCCAGAGTTGTCCCATTCTGGGGGTCTGTAGggagccagcaggagctgcGGCCGTCCCACTGACCCTGTCCTTATTGCACAGGTCAGGAGGACCAGGTAGacgaggaggaagaggagacaGAGGAAACCACGGCAGAAGGTGTGTGGTCTGTGTCCCCACGCTGTCACACCTGCTGGCCACAATGCAGAGTGTAAGGGACATGTAGAGGTCCTGTGGATGCTCTGGTCACACTTTCCCCCTTACTTTTGAGACAGAACACGaagatgaaacaaaagcagcagaagaaggtAAAGCAGGAGCGGAGGAAGGACACTTTTTGGCCATTTCAATCTCCCACAATGCTGCCTCCTTGCCACGGGGTTTTCAATGTTGAATTTTGaattcagctgctgctgaaaggagaCAATCTGCAGTAAAttgggcagagctgccctggCCCCATCCCTagcagggcaggggcagcaggAGATCTGCAGGAGGGATGTATTCATGCTGCTTAGGTAAGAAATTCACCCCGGGAAATGGAACAAGAAGGCAGTGCTGGTGCCTTCCCAGCCTGAGCTCCTGCAAAGCTCGTCTTTGGAGAGGACCCGGGGTTCTCCCCATCTGCCTGGGGGTGAGGGGCCTGCCCTCCCCATGTCCTTCCTGGGCTTTGTGGTGGGGGCAAACACAGTGCTGGGGCAGCCTCACGGCCCCTCCAGGGCCAACACATCCCATGTTCCACAGGTGGTGAGGGGGACCGGGAGCAGGAGCCCGGGGAAGGTGAGGCATCCATCCCTGTTCCTGTTAGGGGTAGGAGGCACTGTCCCTTCACAATACATACCCTGAATGCCTGGAGCATCAGTGCACGTCCCAGATGTTGGCACACAGATGGACGCCTCACTGCATTGCTTTGGTGGAGGATGATGTGCCTGCACTGCTGAGAGGAAGGGGTGGTTGGATTTGGTGGGGCTTGGGGTCAAAGTATGCCACTAACAATGCCTTTCTCTCCTGTTCCTGGGGATCCACAGGTGAATCAAAGCCCAAACCCAAGTAAGTGTTGGTGCATTTTCTTTGGTGCAAGGTTTGAACTAGGAGCTGTTCCTCTATGGCTCTCACTGCAGCTTAGTGCCACAGTGAGATCCATAAGGAACGTGGGACAGCAAAGCcctaaaagcaagaaaacagggCAGGGACTGCAAGatggagagaagggagaaaaacagagagagaaacatGGGACTCTTCCCTGTCCTCCACAAGCACTCAttgctgggggctgtggggctcagGGAGGAGGGCTGGGCAGAGCAGTGCATGGGTGGGAGCCCtgccccatcccagctcccCACTGCCAGCTCCCAACCTCCGGCTCACCTTCCAGGCCCTTCATGCCCAACCTGGTGCCTCCCAAAATCCCCGATGGTGAGCGCCTGGATTTCGATGTGAGTGCATCTAACAGCAGTATTGTGGTGTTGCTGTGTTCAGCAGCTCCCAGAGGGCTTCACCACTGTGAGCACAGCCATCACCTTCATTTCGTCTGGTGCAGGACATCCACCGCAAGCGCATGGAGAAGGACCTGAATGAGCTGCAGGCCCTCATCGAAGCCCATTTTGAGAGcaggaagaaggaggaagaagagctcATCTCCCTCAAAGACAGGATTGTACGTGGGCAGCCCATCCCCTTCATGGGCAAACAGCCCCAACACTCTCTGCAACAGCAAGACCCAAGATGTCCCATGTCCCTGCCAGAGAATGACTGGGATCTGAGCCAAATTTGGTTCCCAGGGGAATCTGCTGTAATACCCATCCCATACGGAGATGTGGGAGCAGCAGACCTGTCCCTGGGGCTCTTGGGGTATTAGGGATGCCGAGGGACAAAGGGAATGTCCTGGGACACCCCAGCCATGGTCCTCTCCTTCTGCAGGAGCAGCGGAGGGCAgagagggcagagcagcagcgcATCCGCAGCGAGAGGGAGAAGGAACGCCAGGCCCGCATGGCTGTGAGTGTCATCAGGGCTGggggctccctgcagcacatggcccaccccccacccccccaaacCCATCGAGCTGTGCACGTTGGTCCACAAGGTCTGCACTCCTGACCCACTTCAATCCCTGGCAGGAGGAGAGAGCTCgcaaggaagaagaggaggcacGGAagaaggctgaggaagaagctcggaaaaagaaagctttctccAACATGCTGCACTTCGGAGGCTACATGCAGAAGGTGTGAAGCTGCACGTGGGGCTGCAGCAAAGGTGCTGGTGCTTCTGGGGTGGGGAGGGGCTGGACCACAAGCTGGTCCCACAGCATCTTGTGGTGCTGCAGAGAGGGGTTCCTATAAGCAGAAGAGGACAGGGACGTATTGAGAGCATCCCAAAACAGAGGGTGTTGCTGGGAGGAAGGGCTGGGGATGAGAGCAGAGGCCAGGTGGGTTCCTTCCCTCTGATGGGCTCCAACGGTTTCTGCAGTCAGAGAAAAAGGGTGGCAAGAAGCAAACGGAGcgggagaagaagaaaaagatccTCAGCGAGCGGCGGAAGCCTCTGAACATCGACCACCTCAGCGAAGACAAGCTGAGGTAGGgatgctgcaggagggctgaaCGAGGCTGTGCCACCTCCGTGCTGTGCCAGGCTGCGGGTTACAGCGGCGGCCATCAGAGGGAGCCACGCTCACACACGTGGGACACGCGTGTCCCCGCAGCGCGACACACACGTGGGACTGCCCAGCACGGCCCCACCGGGCACGGAGCCTGCAACACCATGGGACGGATCCTGCCGCGGAGGGGGTGGCATCGCTGCCCCATCCCTTTGCTGCCGCATCCCCCTTCCACGCTGACATCATCTGTCTCTTCCCATAGGGACAAAGCCAAGGAGCTGTGGCAAACCATCCGTGACCTGGAGGCTGAGAAATTCGACTTGCAGGAGAAGTTCAAGCGGCAGAAGTACGAGGTGAGCTGCCAGCTCCTCTCTGCTGGCTCTCCCTGGCTGGGTCTCCAGCTCTTGATGTGGAAGAGTTGCGTGTTGGATGCAAGCTGTGCTGCATCAGGAGACACCAGTGCCCAGCTTGGCATGGGGCATCCCACCAAGCCTTGCCACCCACCTGCATTTCTCTTGCAGATCAATGTCCTCCGAAATCGCGTTAGTGACCACCAGAAGGTGTAAGTACCCAGCCTGGCCGAGCACCCTTCCTCATCACTCAGTTTCACCCCATGTTTCTCCCAGCTGCCCCACGCCTCATCCTTACACACCTGCAGGGACCTCAGACTGTGCCACTGTGCTCCCATTGAGAAGCCCTCACTAGCCCCCAGCTTCCCCGTGCCCCCAAATAGACCCACATAGAGCCCCGCGTGTCCTGCAGGTCACACATGCCTCcagctgtccccatccctgctgtaTCCCTACCCACCACCTCAGGGAAGCCCTGAAGGACCCCCTCCCCCCAAGCTTGTATGGGAGCGGAGATTCCATGGGCTGTGGGAGCTGTGCAGTCCCACGAAAACATGGGAGCTGGTCCACACATCCCTTGCACAGCACTGGGAGACCTAGGGTGGAGGTGGGCATTTAACCTGTTCTCCCAGGAGCACTGTGTTGCTGTCATTCCCCTGTCTCATCCTGCATGAGCTCTTCCTAGCCTTCCCTTCAGGCAGTTAGCAGCATTTCCCCCACTTACACCaaatctctcttctcttctgccctcCCGTGGCCTGGTGCTGCAGCAAAGGGTAAGTGCAGGCTGCATGCCTCCCATCACACCTGTGCTGCACGGACACCTGGGGCTGACCTTGCATCAGAAGTAGGGCTGAGGGAGGGACTGTTCTGGGGACTGATATCAGAGTGGGGTTGGTGACTCTCAGCACGCCCAAAATGCCCATTGCTGACTGTCCAAGccatcaccaccatcatcacctcctcctccacctccctgctgGCCCAGAGCACCTGTTCCCCCAGTTCTGGATAAGCAGCTCAGTACAGCCAGTCCCAGCTCCTCAGCCTCAGAAGAGGGATCCCACAACAATCACTAAACCCCTACAGCTGGAGGTCCTTTATTTATGCTCACTGGGAGGGAGGAGCATAATGAGGCCATGGGGGCTGGTTGGAAACACATAGTAGGACACATGAGCTTGTTCCAAAGAGTCCCAAACCCGCCGACTGGCTCAACCCCCACATTAGGGAAGGTGCTGCTGAAGATCTTCCTTGCAAGCATCAACCAGCAATAACTTGGTCCTCTTTTGAGGGTGCTCCAGTAGTACCcatctctctcctcttttcatttccattaacACCTTTTTGCCCGCTCTGCTTCCCATCTAGGTCAAAGGCTGCCCGTGGGAAGACCATGGTGGGCGGCCGGTGGAAGTAGGTGGCTCTGAAGGCAGAGGTGAGGCTCAGCCATCAGACGCAGTGCTGTGCGCTCAGCCCATGCCAGGGCTCCACTGCTGCCCCATCGTGCGGTGCTTGTACAGCGCTTGCTGCAGGCTCCATGCTGCTGGGTGGGCAGGTGCTCAGCGAGATGCTTGCTGATTCTCATTTCCACACCCCCACGTGATGTTGTGTCTGTAAATAAAGAGAGGAGTGAGGGGGTGTGGGTGTTGTGTCCGCTGGGAACCAGGAGGAAGCGCACGGCAGATTGTCCCAGCAGCGCTCAGCTGAGCCCACTATCAGAGCACGAGGGGATGCAGCTCCACCTGGAGCCTTTTGGAATGTGTGCTCTCTCCAGGAGCTTCTGGTGGCATGTGGGCCAGCAGAAGACCCCTTACAAGCTGAGGGAAGCTGTCCCCTGCTGTCATTCAGCAGCACCTGAGCCGTGAGGCTTCTCCCAGAGCGATGAGGAGGGATGCACAGGATGGTGGATCTTCACAGGCTTGAAGTCCCTCAACATGCCTCAGAGGGCAGCCGAGCGAAGACCCAACCAGTGCCATTTCCAGCATGCCTTGATGCATGTCCCTTCAGAGACAGCATCACCCTGAGCTCCAAACAATCGATCCTCCAAACCCTCGTGCAGAGGCAGGGCCATGCCCGGTGCTGCTTAGAGGCATTGCCTCTCTGCCCGTCCCTGTGGGCGGCAGCGCCCAAGGTTTGGGCACGGCACGGCGGCACTCCCTGTTtgccacagcacagcctgtCCCAGCAGCACTCTGGCCCCCTGCCAGCCTGGCTCCCTGCGCCGGGGCCGAAACCGGCACCCTCCTCCCTACCCGGCACCTCCCTGCACCCTGAGTCAGCACCCAGCCCTTTGCCATCTCCCACCCGTGTCCCACCACCTGCGGGCATGGTGGAGTGTGGTGCGGGATGCTGGTGTCCCCTGAGGCGCAGCGCAACAACAACGGGGTTTTCTTTGGGGTTTTGCGTGCTGCACGGGCTGTGCGATGGTTGCATGGGCGCAGCGTGTTGTGCCAAGGTGTTGTGTGTTGGTGAGTGATGTCTGGGCATGCTGTCACCATCCTGCTGTGTGCAAGGTGTGTTTTGCAAGTGGATGAGTCTTGGCTTTGTGCTGCGGTAGGATGGGAGCGAGGGAACCTCGAGAGCAGACATTGGAGGGGTGTGGAGAGAACTTGGTGCCGTGCCGCTGGGATATTCTCAGTGTGCTGATGTCCTGCAGTACTGCTGTGTGGTCCCAATGCCTGCATGGGAAATGGGACTGCTGGAGGTGAAGTCAAAGCATGAACATCCTCTGGAGCGCAGTACGAGGGGCAGGGAGCTTTGTTCAGTCACTTACTACAGGAAAGGCACTGAAGCTCTGGAGCATGCCCCAGTGGGGGGTCTGGAACACTATGGGGTCTTGTGGGGGGAGGGAACTGGGCTGGTTCATTCTGGAGGAGGCTCCAAAATGGAGTTTTGCAACTTGTGCAAATATCTGACATTTCCAAGTTTCTTATGGCTGCTTTTAAACGCCCTATAAAACCTGAAGTTTCAATTAACATCTCAGCGCTGTAAAGCACTACCTGTACAGCTAATTCATAGGTATCAGTTAATTGTTTTAGCTGGATAAACTCACCCATGGCTTGTGCTGATCCCACAGATGTGTTAAGTCATCAATGAGGACTTTAATGCACCCTAAGCACAGTTTAGCATCTATGCAATGACCCATGTCTGTGAGACATTGTCCTGCTGACAAAGCAAGCAACCATGATCTGTGATGGAAAGGAAGAAGCTTTGGCTGTTGCATGGAAGCAGCTTTTTATTGGTGCTTAGTGGAAGTAAAATAAGCTTCCTAGTGATATCTGAATCACTGCTTTTGCATGTGCTCTCATGCCCAGCTTTCAGCTGAAGTCCTGGGTGTAAACCATGCTCTTCTTTGGTGCAAGCAGCAACCACTGGCAGGAACACTGAGATCTGAGACCCAGCGGGGGCCCAGCATTGGATCCATAAGGTTCATGGCTGGCATTGGAAATGCTGCACTGCTTGCCCTGATCTGGAGCTCTGAGCTCTGTTTTTTACCCCATCAGAGCTCAGTGCTCTCTGCACATGACATTGGTGGATGCTCCCGTGCTACACAAATCGATGACGTTGCCCTACAAGTGGTGCTCTGCTGGTTTTGGAAGCGCCCCGAGCCCTTTATCTGCACACGTAAATAAAGAGAGTTGTGCCTTTGCAGAGCCATAAATCAAACCTTGATACCATGACAAAGACAGAATGCTTTGATCCAGGGCAGCACTTTGATCTCCTGCGATGAACCAGATGTTGGTGATTATCTGTTGAAATAGGGCAGTAATTGTCACTTTTCAGGCAGTGTTGCAGTGCTGCAATGTCAGCCTGTTGGCGGTGTGCCACGCCACACctcaaaataaaacaggcaGAACATGGATATCAATTACATTTTGCAGTTCTCAAATTCTGCCAGTTACTTTGGAACAACATATTTTGGCAAGTGAACATTTAGCTGTGAGATGTTTTCCATCCAGGACATTACAAAGAATTACAAACAGAATGATGCTGGCGGAGAACAAGAAGAATTTTTGGGTGCTGGGTGAGATGCCCATGGGCCATGTTGGGAGGACAGGGGCTGATTGGCTGCACCAAGGCCTCCTGTCCATCAGGGTTGGTGCAACAGTGTGAAGGAGATGTCAGCATCACCTGAGTATAGTATCACAGACCCATAGAATGGTcgggttgggagggaccttaaagacaATAAATACCATAGgaccatagaatggttgggttggaaggatccttaaagatcataaaACCATACAACCATCCAAACATCATCACTGCAAAGGAAGAGTAACCAAGGGATTTTGGGAATTGCTGGCATTTCTTTGCAGCTGTGGAGTAGCCCCAATTGCAGCCCCTTGGGCTGTGGCAGCTCCTTGCACACAAACTGATAAACCCAGAAAGAAGCATTTCTCttttggaaaaaggaaaaatgatgcAGAACTCCCAAATGCCTCTGTCCATGAAGCAGGTGAGGAGCAAGgggagcagctgctgtctgCTACGAGTCCCATCTGTGCGTGCAGCACAAACCCAACCCAGATGTTTCACGTAGATGTGGCTCTCATGGGTACAAAGCTTCTCCATTGATCGTTTTTTGCTGTGTGCTGAGACAGAAGTTTTGTGAATCTGTCCTGTGCTCAgcttggatattaggaaaaatccCCTCTCAGGAGAAGTGGTGATGcgttggcacagctgcatggggaggtggtgcagtcactgtccctggagaggttcagaactgcagagatgtggcaccgagggatgtggttggtgggcatggtgggatgggctgCAGTTGTGTTTGAGGatctcagagctcttttccaaccttaaggattctgtgattctatggaaaGCACGAGGCTGCCTGCCCCAGGGACATGAGGGTGTCAGCTGCACCAGGAGGTGACTTGAAGGCACCTGGATCCAGTGGTGAATTTAGCAGTTTTGAAGCAGGATTTCTAATGCCTCAGACAAAACTGGGTTTGATTTTGTCCTCCCTTTTGAGGTTCTGCCCCAGAGGCAGACCAGAGATACTTCCTGGTAGAGATTTATGGAGCATGCAGGAGTTTCCAAGCCAAAATTCTTGGCCTGAAATGTCTACATTATTGCTGTAGGGCTGGGTCTCTGAGTTCACTTacccacagaagaaaaaaacgATGTCCTCATCTCTGTTTTCTTAATGTGTCCCACATTCCCCAAAAGCCAGCGACCTGCAGAAGTCACATTCTTGTGGGAGCTTAATGATTTGCCAAAAGCAAGGAATAAGAAAGTTGGGACTGAATGCTGCTCCAGTGCCATGCTAAGTCAGTTGCAACCAAGGCTACATCTCCATTAAAAGACCCTGGTATGGGTTGTTGTTCCCAAATCATTGGTCTcaagacagcagaaaaaaggCAGTTTGGCCAACAGTGCTGAGCAGGATGCGCCCTTGTTTGGTGGATCTGCAGAGGGACTGTTAGCTCAGCACTTCCAGTGCACACcggctgcacacacacacacaaatgaggaggaggaagccaCACGGTTGGTTTTGGGGCATTCCTGTCGAGGTGTTGCTCTTTTGATGTCAGTGGGGCTTCTCCGGGCTGGGTCCATTCGCAGCACTCACAGCCCTGGAATGTGGCTGGGGATTGGTGTGACCAGTCGGGCCAGTCAACAGATCTTCCTCCAAAATGAATTTTTACTGAAATCTGCAAAGACCTGTTGCAAGTGGGTTGACTCACATGGCTTCTCAGCTCTTAGTCATGAGCTTCTTCTCTGGACAGTTAATTAGTTTGTTCTCATGGAGTGCTTTGAAGATGCAAGGCAGGCTGGGAAAGTGAAGTGTTATTAGCTCATTATCTGCaatctttttgtgtgtgtgtgtgtgtgtgtgacaaaGCAATAAAGTCCAGGTTCAGCCTAAGATGCTTAACAGCACTAAAAAACGAACCATCCACACACCCAGTTCTGTCCTTATTTCAGTGCAGCTCTTTGCTAATGACACTTCATGGTGCTCATTTATCTCCTTAACCCCAGCCAGGTAGAAGTACATAGAGTGATGCTACTCCTGGCAGAAGACCCAAAAGCTTGGAATTTGGACCACTGATTTCAATCTACTTCTCACTGGGTTCCATTTGGATGTAAAAGGGGTAAAAGAGGCCAGTgttgttttctattctttttttttatacccTAATGTGGGTGTGTTAGGGGTCAAGCTCAGCACCTGAGATCTTGGAATCTCACAGAGCATGGTGAAGTTAAACAGCCCAGAAGGCAATGTGTGAGATGAATTAGcatctgagagcacagagcagctcatgTGCACTGGGATACGTTCAAAGAGAAGAAGTAATATTGAAAGTATTATTTCTTGTCTGCAAAGGGCGTGCTGGCCAGACAGCTGCCTTGCCCTGTGGAGCGCAATGGACACAACGCTGTTTGCAGAGCTGGTCACTAATTGTGTATCTGGCAATTTGGAGATCTTGCCAGAGGCATTTCAAACTCTGGCGTGTGCAGTGATGGTTGCAAAGATCTGTGCTTTCCTGTTTGGGTGCCTGAACTCTTTTGGCCCAGCATTCCCACTGCAATGGCCCCATGTGCAAATTCAGTGGCTTGTTGGATTCAAGACCATCACTGAACAAAAATACCCTTTGCAAAAGTCTGTGTTACGAGTCTTGTTTCCTTGCCTTGTTGGACACAAAGAGCAGATTCATGATATCCCCGTCTTGGACATAAGATTCctcattcaggttggatattaggaaaa contains:
- the TNNT2 gene encoding troponin T, cardiac muscle isoform X2, encoding MSDSEEVVEEYEQEQEEEYVEEEEEEWLEEEDGQEDQVDEEEEETEETTAEEHEDETKAAEEGGEGDREQEPGEGESKPKPKPFMPNLVPPKIPDGERLDFDDIHRKRMEKDLNELQALIEAHFESRKKEEEELISLKDRIEQRRAERAEQQRIRSEREKERQARMAEERARKEEEEARKKAEEEARKKKAFSNMLHFGGYMQKSEKKGGKKQTEREKKKKILSERRKPLNIDHLSEDKLRDKAKELWQTIRDLEAEKFDLQEKFKRQKYEINVLRNRVSDHQKVSKAARGKTMVGGRWK
- the TNNT2 gene encoding troponin T, cardiac muscle isoform X1; this encodes MSDSEEVVEEYEQEQEEEYVEEEEEEWLEEEDGQEDQVDEEEEETEETTAEEHEDETKAAEEGGEGDREQEPGEGESKPKPKPFMPNLVPPKIPDGERLDFDDIHRKRMEKDLNELQALIEAHFESRKKEEEELISLKDRIEQRRAERAEQQRIRSEREKERQARMAEERARKEEEEARKKAEEEARKKKAFSNMLHFGGYMQKSEKKGGKKQTEREKKKKILSERRKPLNIDHLSEDKLRDKAKELWQTIRDLEAEKFDLQEKFKRQKYEINVLRNRVSDHQKVKGSKAARGKTMVGGRWK
- the TNNT2 gene encoding troponin T, cardiac muscle isoform X5, whose protein sequence is MSDSEEVVEEYEQEQEEEYVEEEEEEWLEEEDGQEDQVDEEEEETEETTAEEHEDETKAAEEGESKPKPKPFMPNLVPPKIPDGERLDFDDIHRKRMEKDLNELQALIEAHFESRKKEEEELISLKDRIEQRRAERAEQQRIRSEREKERQARMAEERARKEEEEARKKAEEEARKKKAFSNMLHFGGYMQKSEKKGGKKQTEREKKKKILSERRKPLNIDHLSEDKLRDKAKELWQTIRDLEAEKFDLQEKFKRQKYEINVLRNRVSDHQKVKGSKAARGKTMVGGRWK
- the TNNT2 gene encoding troponin T, cardiac muscle isoform X4 → MSDSEEVVEEYEQEQEEEYVEEGQEDQVDEEEEETEETTAEEHEDETKAAEEGGEGDREQEPGEGESKPKPKPFMPNLVPPKIPDGERLDFDDIHRKRMEKDLNELQALIEAHFESRKKEEEELISLKDRIEQRRAERAEQQRIRSEREKERQARMAEERARKEEEEARKKAEEEARKKKAFSNMLHFGGYMQKSEKKGGKKQTEREKKKKILSERRKPLNIDHLSEDKLRDKAKELWQTIRDLEAEKFDLQEKFKRQKYEINVLRNRVSDHQKVKGSKAARGKTMVGGRWK
- the TNNT2 gene encoding troponin T, cardiac muscle isoform X3, with protein sequence MGVTAITHVFFLFPFSPAHSYEEEYVEEGQEDQVDEEEEETEETTAEEHEDETKAAEEGGEGDREQEPGEGESKPKPKPFMPNLVPPKIPDGERLDFDDIHRKRMEKDLNELQALIEAHFESRKKEEEELISLKDRIEQRRAERAEQQRIRSEREKERQARMAEERARKEEEEARKKAEEEARKKKAFSNMLHFGGYMQKSEKKGGKKQTEREKKKKILSERRKPLNIDHLSEDKLRDKAKELWQTIRDLEAEKFDLQEKFKRQKYEINVLRNRVSDHQKVKGSKAARGKTMVGGRWK
- the TNNT2 gene encoding troponin T, cardiac muscle (The RefSeq protein has 2 substitutions compared to this genomic sequence), with amino-acid sequence MSDSEEVVEEYEQEQEEEYVEEGQEDQVDEEEEETEETTAEEHEDETKAPEEEGGEGDREQEPGEGESKPKPKPFMPNLVPPKIPDGERLDFDDIHRKRMEKDLNELQALIEAHFESRKKEEEELISLKDRIEQRRAERAEQQRIRSEREKERQARMAEERARKEEEEARKKAEEEARKKKAFSNMLHFGGYMQKSEKKGGKKQTEREKKKKILSERRKPLNIDHLSEDKLRDKAKELWQTIRDLEAEKFDLQEKFKRQKYEINVLRNRVSDHQKVKGSKAARGKTMVGGRWK